Sequence from the Janthinobacterium lividum genome:
GGCGCCATGCTGCGCGGCGAGCTGGACTTGAATGCGCAAGTGATGGCGTATGCCGCCGTGGGCGCCAGCCGGGCCGACTACCAGTCGACGGGAGCGTACCTGATCCAGGTGTTCAACACGGCTGGCGACTACCGCACCAATCTTGCCGACCTGGGTTTCGACGTGGAAAAGCAATCGGCGGAAGCGGGCTTGCGGGGCAAGCTGCGCACGGGCGATATCGGCCATCAATGGGCCGTCAACGCCACCTATTATCACCATACGGACAAGCAGTACGGCCGCAGGAATACCCTGGCGAAAGACTGGATCACGAATATCTACAACCCCGTCTGGGGGCCGGCGACGCGCTTCGAGGCGCCGCAAATTTCCAAGGCAGAACTGCGCCTGGCCAGTGTCGGGCTGGTCGATACGCTTTCTTTTGCGCAAGACACCGTGCAGCTGACGGTGGGCTTGCGCCGCCAGGAAGTGCTCAGCGATAACTTCAACATCAAGACGGGCGCGCGCACCTCGCGCTATGACGAAGGCGCCACCACGCCGGCCGTCGCCCTGCTGGTCAAGGCCAGCAAGACGATTTCCCTGTACGGCAACTACATCGAAGGCTTGAGCCAGGGTGCCACGGCGCCGTTGACGGCGGCCAACTCGGGCGAGGTCTTTGCGCCGTACAAGTCGAAGCAGGCGGAGCTTGGCCTCAAGGTCGACCTGGGCGAGTTCGCGCATACGGTCAGCGTGTATGAAATCAAGCGGCCCAGCAGCTATGTCGACCCGGTCAGCAATATCTTTTCCTTTGGCGGCGAACAACGCAACCGCGGCATCGACTGGGGCTTCTTCGGTTCGCCCTTGCGCGACGTGCGCCTGATGGGCGGCGTGGCGTATGTCGATCCCGTCTTGAGCAAGACGGTGGGCGGCGCCAACCAGGGCAAACAGGCCACGGGCGTGCCCAAGCTGCAAGCCAAGCTCGGTGTCGAATGGGATACGCCCGTCATCCCCGGCGTGACCCTGACGGCAAATGCGACGGCGGCATCGAAGCAGTACATCAATGCCGACAATTCGATGTCCGTGCCGGGCCGTACCGTGTTTGACGTGGGTGCCCGCTATGCGACGCAGGCGGCTGGCCGGCCCCTGACCGTGCGCGCCAGCGTGACGAACGTCGGCAACAGGGCGTACTGGGCGCTGCCGCAATGGACCAGCCTGGGCCTGGGCGCGCCGCGCACCGTCATGCTGTCTGCCACGACGGAGTTTTAAGCCTATTCGTCCGGGCCCCGTGCCAGGCTGCTTGAACGTTGCCACGTCCACATCAGGCCGATGCCGGCCGAGGTGCCGCTGCTCTGGCGCAACAGGGGGCTGGCGCGGTTGGCGGCGCCTGTGTAAGTGTCGTAGCGTACAAAGGCAAAGGCGCGCCAGTCCCGCTGCAGCCGGTACGAACCACCGAGGCCCAGGCGCGTGAGCATCAGCCCGCCTTTTGCCGCATACGCCGGGCGCTGAGCGGTGGCAAACGCGGGGCTGACGCCATACAAGTAATCGTTGATGGAGGCATTGCCCAGCACGGCGCCCAGG
This genomic interval carries:
- a CDS encoding TonB-dependent receptor, with the protein product MTQRMATRHLPALNLSRIATAVQLALITGLTAGVLGVAAPSAYAQAGAGQARQAFSVPAGTLGLALNTFAAEAGVELTVEASLLQGKSSAGLSGSYSVPEGFYELLRGHGLQAVREGNGSYTVRREAAHSAAAEAAATMPAVTVWGKGNAVTDAYAGGQVASGGRVGFLGDKDFMETPFNTISYTDKFIEDRQARDITDVISATDPTVFSSGMTGIIGENYSIRGFSSNIGDVAFGGLYGISPYYRTSPEMFERIEVLKGPSALLNGMPPGGSVGGSINLVPKRAGDAPLARVTASYMSDAQWGGHVDLGQRFGEHQQFGIRVNGVYRDGDGAIDHQKKKTELVSVGLDWRGNGARLSADLYHSEDRADGLNRGVNLAAGLPVPRPPKAETLLNPSWAFYDTRDKGAMLRGELDLNAQVMAYAAVGASRADYQSTGAYLIQVFNTAGDYRTNLADLGFDVEKQSAEAGLRGKLRTGDIGHQWAVNATYYHHTDKQYGRRNTLAKDWITNIYNPVWGPATRFEAPQISKAELRLASVGLVDTLSFAQDTVQLTVGLRRQEVLSDNFNIKTGARTSRYDEGATTPAVALLVKASKTISLYGNYIEGLSQGATAPLTAANSGEVFAPYKSKQAELGLKVDLGEFAHTVSVYEIKRPSSYVDPVSNIFSFGGEQRNRGIDWGFFGSPLRDVRLMGGVAYVDPVLSKTVGGANQGKQATGVPKLQAKLGVEWDTPVIPGVTLTANATAASKQYINADNSMSVPGRTVFDVGARYATQAAGRPLTVRASVTNVGNRAYWALPQWTSLGLGAPRTVMLSATTEF